From Mytilus edulis chromosome 9, xbMytEdul2.2, whole genome shotgun sequence, the proteins below share one genomic window:
- the LOC139488672 gene encoding uncharacterized protein — MYNYGTILIYTSYLFRLLRKKNREISNTYRNATDMSVTSDQNEQIQGNSFSYTELIVYNHNHAYDELQIETNDTTIGKLEVLDISEGDRVSNDNYTVLVVPEDQTFTLVTNTTGFSENISNNKALNKTNPIVNAYAILDPKETGFDRIKPEQDIKAYSYAVLDPAETGFDRTKYGDEVPIELVKHENCDKALQKHATNNTETTDEMKNQTGGTHSITMKNKIESIENKANKKASKRSNIGISAYDILDPDATGFDRTKSEPNVNDDSYTVFDPVETGFDRTKHRHDMHSQSVKIENSGKSIQEHAIQNLETSEEGNYILNKDGQYDILNQVCRLKDDNEHIYSHSVDAVYDTTNQNRSPRTGDSSHDYDYL, encoded by the exons atgtataattatggga CAATACTAATCTATACGTCTTATTTGTTCAGGTTACTTAGAAAAAAGAATAGGGAAATATCAAATACATATCGAAATGCCACAGATATGAGCGTCACTAGTGACCAAAATGAACAAATACAAGGAAATTCGTTTTCCTACACTGAATTAATAGTTTATAATCATAATCATGCGTATGATGAGCTGCAGATAGAAACAAATGACACAACTATTGGTAAATTAGAAGTATTAGATATATCAGAAGGAGATCGAGTGTCCAATGACAATTATACAGTATTAGTAGTACCAGAAGACCAAACCTTTACACTCGTGACAAACACTACTGGGTTCagtgaaaatatatcaaataacaaaGCTCTTAACAAAACCAATCCTATTGTTAATGCTTATGCTATTCTAGACCCGAAAGAAACAGGCTTTGACAGAATCAAACCAGAACAAGATATAAAAGCTTATTCGTATGCTGTCCTTGACCCTGCTGAGACTGGATTTGACAGGACAAAATATGGAGATGAAGTACCGATTGAATTAGTAAAACACGAAAACTGTGACAAAGCTTTACAAAAACACGCCACTAACAATACAGAGACAACCGATGAAATGAAAAACCAGACTGGAGGCACGCATTCAATAACcatgaaaaacaaaattgaatcaattgaaaataaagctaaCAAGAAAGCTTCGAAAAGGAGTAACATTGGTATCAGTGCTTATGACATTCTTGACCCGGATGCAACAGGATTCGACAGAACCAAATCAGAACCAAACGTTAATGATGATTCGTATACTGTCTTCGACCCAGTTGAGACTGGATTCGACCGGACGAAACACAGACACGACATGCATTCTCAATCCGTAAAAATCGAAAACTCTGGTAAATCTATTCAAGAGCATGCTATTCAGAATCTTGAAACAAGTGAAGAAGGGAATTATATCCTAAATAAGGATGGtcaatatgacattttgaatCAAGTATGCAGACTAAAAGATGATAACGAACATATATACAGCCATTCAGTTGATGCTGTGTATGATACAACAAATCAAAATCGATCACCAAGGACAGGAGATTCATCGCATGATTATGATTACTTGTAG